One Natrinema longum genomic window carries:
- a CDS encoding phosphoglycerol geranylgeranyltransferase, with translation MTTPWDDWNHILKLDPDKELPDGVTYGDLCATGTDAIEVGGTMGITEENMSAVIEACAEHDVALYQEPSNPEVVLEDDALDGYLIPTVFNAGSPFWITEAHKEWVRLEGDLDWERTTTEAYIVMNPEADVAELTEANCDLGADDVAAYATVAEHMFGQEIVYVEYSGTLGDEGVVEAAAHATDESTLFYGGGIHDYDSAYSMAQHADVIVVGDLAHDEGIEAVRETVEAANDA, from the coding sequence ATGACTACCCCCTGGGATGACTGGAACCATATTCTCAAGCTCGATCCGGACAAGGAGTTACCGGATGGTGTGACCTATGGCGATCTCTGTGCGACGGGCACCGACGCGATCGAAGTCGGCGGCACCATGGGCATCACCGAAGAGAACATGAGCGCCGTCATCGAGGCCTGTGCCGAACACGACGTCGCGCTCTATCAGGAGCCCTCCAACCCCGAGGTCGTCCTCGAGGACGACGCGCTGGACGGCTATCTCATTCCGACCGTCTTCAACGCCGGCTCGCCGTTCTGGATCACCGAGGCCCACAAGGAATGGGTCCGCCTCGAGGGCGACCTCGACTGGGAACGGACGACGACGGAGGCCTACATCGTGATGAACCCCGAGGCCGACGTCGCGGAGCTAACGGAGGCCAACTGCGATCTCGGCGCGGACGACGTCGCCGCCTACGCGACGGTCGCCGAGCACATGTTCGGGCAGGAGATCGTCTACGTCGAGTACTCGGGCACCCTCGGCGACGAGGGCGTCGTCGAGGCCGCGGCTCACGCCACCGACGAATCGACGCTGTTCTACGGCGGCGGGATTCACGACTACGACTCCGCGTATTCGATGGCCCAGCACGCCGACGTGATCGTCGTCGGCGACCTCGCACACGACGAGGGCATCGAGGCGGTTCGGGAAACCGTCGAAGCGGCCAACGACGCCTGA
- a CDS encoding SIR2 family NAD-dependent protein deacylase, with amino-acid sequence MGDLERLADDVRRADTVVAFTGAGISAPSGVPTFRGDDGVWERFDERQFAYGRFQRDPEGFWEDRVELQRTMFDGDFEPNAAHEVLAAMERDGDLEAILTQNTDGLHGEAAAAVGDETTDPNTARDAEPTVLELHGNSQRVRCTDCGNSRDGDPIFERAADGDLPPTCDCGGVFKPDVVLFGEQLPGAVIQRARSLARESDVFLAIGSSLVVEPAASLPRLAASTGATVGILNLESTPVDGIADVVSREDVTDSLPRLRDLVLE; translated from the coding sequence ATGGGCGACCTCGAGCGACTCGCCGACGACGTCCGCCGGGCAGACACGGTCGTCGCCTTCACCGGGGCCGGTATCTCGGCTCCCTCGGGCGTGCCGACGTTCCGGGGCGACGACGGCGTCTGGGAACGATTCGACGAGAGACAGTTCGCCTACGGCCGGTTCCAGCGCGATCCCGAGGGGTTCTGGGAAGACCGCGTCGAGTTACAGCGGACGATGTTCGACGGCGATTTCGAACCGAACGCGGCTCACGAAGTGCTGGCCGCGATGGAACGGGACGGCGACCTCGAGGCCATCCTCACCCAGAACACGGACGGATTACACGGCGAGGCAGCGGCGGCGGTCGGCGACGAGACGACCGACCCCAACACTGCGCGCGACGCGGAACCGACCGTCCTCGAGCTTCACGGCAACTCCCAGCGGGTCCGCTGTACCGACTGCGGGAACAGCCGGGACGGCGATCCGATCTTCGAACGGGCAGCCGACGGCGACCTGCCGCCGACCTGTGACTGCGGTGGCGTGTTCAAACCCGACGTCGTCCTCTTCGGCGAGCAGCTCCCGGGGGCGGTCATCCAGCGGGCCCGGTCGCTCGCCCGCGAGAGCGACGTCTTCCTCGCGATCGGCTCCTCGCTCGTCGTCGAGCCCGCCGCCTCGCTCCCGCGACTCGCCGCATCGACCGGCGCGACCGTCGGCATCCTCAACCTCGAGTCGACGCCGGTCGACGGGATCGCGGACGTCGTCTCTCGCGAAGACGTGACGGACAGCCTCCCTCGATTACGGGACCTCGTCCTCGAGTGA